DNA from Mustela lutreola isolate mMusLut2 chromosome 6, mMusLut2.pri, whole genome shotgun sequence:
tctgcctgcttgtgatctctgtcaaataaataaataaataaaaccttcaaaaataaaaaaagaaagaaagaaagcagttgAAATTTATCATCAATGGTAACAGGGCTGAACTGGAAATGAATAGGGAtggaatatttattatgtatcttTCCTTTGTTGAGAGAGGCAACCTAGGTCTattataaatacagatataaCATTGATATGAAGCCTATAAGTTATAAGTTATATTTAATCACAAGATACTGATGATATGGCAAAAATCAAAACTATTTAACCAAGCATGTGTTGACCATTGTCCTTTTCTATAATATATGACTATTAAAACAAGAATCATATGGGGCTTTTTCTActatttaaaaataggttttcAACCCAACGCAGGggaggcaaaaaataaaataaaaatgtgttttcatataatttttttttttaattttttattttttataaacatatattttttataaacatatatttttatccccaggtctgtgaatcaccaggtttacacacttcacagcactcaccaaatcacataccctccccaatgtccataatcccacccccttctccccaaccccctccccccggcaaccctcagtttgttttgtgagattaagagtcacttatggtttgtctccctcccaatcccatcttgtttcatttattcttctacccatttaagcctccatgttgcatcaccacttcctcatatcagggagatcatatgatagttgtctttctctgcttgacttatttcgctaagcatgatacgctctagttccatccacgttgttgcaaatggcaagatttcatttcttttgatggctgcatagtattccattgtgtatatataccacatcttcttgatccattcatctgttgatggacatctaggttctttccatagtttggctattgtggacattgctgctataaacattcgggtgcatgtgtccctttggatcactacatttgtatctttagggtaaatacccaatagtgcaattgctgggtcatagggcagttctattctcaacattttgaggaacctccatgctgttttccagagtggctgcaccagcttgcattcccaccaacagtgtaggagggttcccctttctccgcatcctcgccagcatctgtcatttcctgacttgttgattttagccattctgactggtgtgaggtgatatctcattgtggttttgatttgtatttccctgatgccgagtgatatggagcactttttcatgtgtctgttcgccatctggatgtcttctttgcagaaatgtctgttcatgtcttctgcccatttcttgattggattatttgttctttgggtgttgagtttgctaagttctttatagattctggacactagtcctttatctgatatgtcgtttgcaaatatcttctcccattctgtcagttgtcttttgattttgttaactgtttcctttgctgtgcaaaagcttttgatcttgatgaaatcccagtagttcattttttcccttgcttcccttgccttttgcgttgttcctaggaagatgttgctgcggcagaggtcgaagaggttgctgcccatgttctcctcaaggattttgatggattcctttcgtacattgaggtccttcatccattttgagtctatttttgtgtgtggtgtaaggaaatggtccaatttcatttttctgcatgtggctgtccaattttcccagcaccatttattgaaaaggctgtcttttttccattggacattctttcctgctttgtcgaagattagttgaccatagagttgagggtctatttctgggctctctattctgttccattgatctatgtgtctgtttttgtgccagtaccatgctgtcttgatgatgacagctttgtaatagagcttgaagtccggaattgtgatgccaccaacgttggctttctttttcaatatccctttggctattcgaggtcttttctggttccatataaattttagaattatttgttccatttctttgaaaaagatggatggtactttgataggaattgcattaaatgtgtagattgctttaggtagcatagacattttcacaatatttattcttccaatccaggagcatggaacatttttccatttctttgtgtcttcctcaatttctttcatgagtactttatagttttctgagtatagattctgtgtctctttggttaggtttattcctaggtatcttatggttttggatgcaattgtaaatgggattgactccttaatatctctttcttctgtcttgctgttggtgtagagaaatgcaactgatttctgtgcattgattttatatcctgacactttactgaattcctgtataagttctagcagttttggagtggagtcttttgggttttccacatatagtatcatatcatctgcgaagagtgataatttgacttcttctttgccgatttggatgcctttaatttccttttgttgtctgattgctgaggctaggacctctagtacgatgttgaatagcagtggtgataatggacatccctgccgtgttcctgaccttagcggaaaagctttcagtttttctccattgagaatgatatttgcggtgggtttttcatagatggctttgatgatattgaggtatgtgccctctatccctacactttgaagagttttgatcaggaagggatgttgtactttgtcaaatgctttttcagcatctattgagagtatcatatggttcttgttcttacttttattgatgtgttgtatcacattgactgatttgcggatgttgaaccaaccttgcagccctggaataaatcccacttggtcgtggtgaataatctttttaatgtactgttgaatcctattggctagtattttgttgagtattttcgcatctgtgttcatcaaggatatcggtctatagctctcttttttggtgggatccttgtctggttttgggatcaaggtgatgctggcctcataaaatgagtttggaagttttccttccatttctattttttggaacagtttcaggagaataggaattagttcttctttaaatgtttggtagaattcccccgggaagccgtctggccctgggcttttgtttgtttggagatttttaatgactgtttcaatctccttactggttatgggtctgttcaggctttctatttcttcatggttcagttgtggtagtttatatgtttctaggaatgcatccatttcttccagattgtcaaatttattgccgtagagttgctcatagtatgttcttataatagtttgtatttctttggtgttagttgtgatctctcctctttcattcatgattttatttatttgggtcctttctcttttctttttgataagtcgggccaggggtttatcaattttattaattctttcaaagaaccagctcctagtttcgttgatttgttctattgtttttttggtttctatttcattgatttctgctctgatctttatgatttctcttctcctgctgggcttagggtttctttcttgttctttctccagctcctttaggtgtagggttaggttgtgtacctgagacctttcttgtttcttgagaaaggcttgtaccgctatatattttcctctcaggactgcctttgttgtgtcccacagattttgaaccgttgtattttcattatcatttgtttccatgatttttttcaattcttctttaatttcccggttgacccattcattctttagaaggatactgtttagtctccatgtatttgggttctttccaaacttccttttgtggttgagttctagctttagagcattgtggtctgaaaatatgcagggaatgatcccaatcttttgataccggttgagtcctgatttaggaccgaggatgtgatctattctggagaatgttccatgtgcactagagaagaatgtgtattctgttgctttgggatgaaatattctgaatatatctgtgatgtccatctggtccagtgtgtcgtttaaggcctttatttccttgctgatcttttgcttggatgacctgtccatttcagtgaggggagtgttaaagtcccctactattattgtattattgttgatgtgtttctttgattttgttattaattggtttatatagttggctgctcccacgttgggggcatagatatttaaaattgttagatcttcttgttggacagaccctttgagtatgacatagtgtccttcctcatctcttattatagtctttggcttaaaatctaattgatctgatataaggattgccactcctgctttcttctgatgtccattagcatggtaaattcttttccaccccctcactttaaatctggaggtgtcttcgggcttaaaatgtgtttcttggaggcaacatatagatgggttttgtttttttatccattctgataccctgtgtcttttgacaggggcatttagcccattcacattcagggtaactattgagagatatgaatttagtgccattgtatttacATCCCCAAATAAGAGCGGTATCTCCCCGAAGTATCAGTGCCTGGAGCTTGAAACCGTCAACTCATACTCTTGTTCCATCAGTCCCAATCCTGAAGCTACAATTCCTTTgttagagaaaggggaaaaaaatccatttcaggACAAAGCTACTCGAGACAAAAGGAAGGTGTGTCTTCAGTGGGAGAACTGCCGGCTGTCAGAGGACTTCTTGCTAATGTGTTTGAAGATTTTGGACTTCTCGACTTTTTTGGCTTTCTGGTAGCCGAAGCCACCACCGCCTCCTCTCTTTTTAAGCTTGCCGTCATTGCTGTTCACGTTCAGATCAACAAAAGGAGGCACcttgaaaccaaaagaaagagcAACCTGAGGCAAATTTAAGTTATTAACATTGAAGATCTGTTTCAGAGAGTGGGAATCATATGCTCGAATGTAGGACTTATATGCTTCCTGGGCTGACTTATGAAGAAAGTAGTTCTTTTCAATCAATTTTTCAAGCTGAGACTGAATGTCAGAAATTTTGGAccaggaaaactgaaattcactTAATGGAACCTTGGATTGCTTCAAGTAACGAAGGAAACCCAATTCTTCAGGGCGTAAAATGAGCAAGGCATGCCCTCTCCCGTTTAGGCCTCTGGCTGTTTTTCCTACACGATGAATATATTCCTTGGGGTCATCTGGAGGGTCATACTGAACAATCCAGTCGACTTCAGGAATATCCAGCCCTCTCGCTGCCACGTCAGTACATAACAATATCCCTGAATCTGCGTTGCAAAACTGGAAGAATGTGGTTGTACGCTTATTTTGCTTCTGCCTTCCATGAATGGCCAAGACAGGTAAATCGATGTAGTTCAGCAACTCATAGTGGTATTTCACGGACTTACAGGATGAAAAGAagaccatcagtttcttcttccgGTTCTTCTTAAGGAATGTAAAAAGTAGGAGGAATCTCTTTTCCGAGGGACAAACAACATAGCCCTGCTCAAGACCATCCACTGTTGCATTAGCTTTATCGTCATCAACACCAACATACAATGgctcctttttcaaagaaatcctTGCCAAGTCCTCAACTTTTCGAGTTTGTGTGGCAGAAAAGAGCATGGTTTGCCTGCGTGTTGGCAGaagtttaataatttgttttaattcctCTTCAAACCCAACATCTAAGATACGATCAGCCTCGTCAATAACCAGACACTGCAGATTTTTATACATAAACCCTGGGGTATTCTGCATGTGGTCTAGGAGGCGGCCTGGGGTGGCCACGATGATGTTGATCCCATTACCGAGTTTCTGTGCTTCAGCCGACCTGTTGCTGCCACCCATTATCAAGCCGTATGTGTGAACATGGTACGTCATTAGCTCCTTAAGAACACCGAAAGTCTGCATGGCCAGTTCCCTAGTAGGTGAGAGGATAAGAACTCCCGTTCCATTCCTAGGCATGAACTTTAACTTGACAATGAGTTCGACTGCAGGGATGAGAAATGCCAGCGTTTTACCACTGCCTGTTTTTGCAGCTGCTAGAAGATCCCTGCCTTCCAGAAGTGGTCTGATACTTTTATGCTGAATTTCAGTCATGTTTGTAAAACCCATTTCTTTTATTGCCCTGAGAGTGTTCTCATTGACAAGATCAGTAAGAGAAGCAAATGAAGTATCCTCAAAAGCGCCTGTCAGTCCTAGGGGTAGGCTGGGCACTTCATTGTCCTCTTCCTGATCATCTGgcttctccacactgttttctgttCCTTCAGGAGCTTGGGCCCCTTCTTCAGAGTCCCCTTTGTCTTCAGTTTTCACTTTTTTGGTATCAGGCCCAGCATCATccaccatttttctctttttctttttcttctttttcggTTCTGAATTGGGAGGCTGTGTTGCTGCTTCTCCATTGATTTTTatggtagatttcttttttttttttttaacttgtacaGTTTCCACTGTTTCTTTGGTTCTCTCTCCATTCTGGGCTTCTGAGGAGCCCACATTCACCGACTGTTTCAGGGATTTTTTAACCTTCCCACTTCCCACTGGTTCTTCAGACATATCCACATTTTGCGTTTCTGATATGCTCACATCCGAGACTCCCTGAAGCTTTAAGTTTCGCTGGCGCAATTTGAGGTTCCGTTTCTCGATCTTCTTGCGCAGGAGTTTCATGGGTAGATGGGACATGTTGTCGGTAAAGCGCCTCCGCTGCGGCGCCACAACTTGGCTACCGGGTTGacctcatataatttttatacatgtaAATGAATCAACTTTTAACTTGCAGTCTTTTCCACTGTAGTGACAGAGAGTGTATGTATGTgaacatgcatgtacacacatctACGTACAGACACTATCATTGTGATCTGAAGACTAGTTATGACTTATGTATGAGTCACAGATCCCTGGACTGCTGGATTGGAGGATGGCAATGTTTCTGCTGTGAGCCTTCCCTGTGACACCAGACGGAGCTCTGGTTACGTATCTGCCAAGCCTATAGTAGTGGAGAGGCAAGAGGAGTTTCTCATTTAAAATGCTCCAGAGCTAGAATCTTGTTTGTGCTGTCAGCCTATGCCTCTGGGCTCTAA
Protein-coding regions in this window:
- the LOC131834083 gene encoding ATP-dependent RNA helicase DDX18-like; this translates as MSHLPMKLLRKKIEKRNLKLRQRNLKLQGVSDVSISETQNVDMSEEPVGSGKVKKSLKQSVNVGSSEAQNGERTKETVETVQVKKKKKKSTIKINGEAATQPPNSEPKKKKKKKRKMVDDAGPDTKKVKTEDKGDSEEGAQAPEGTENSVEKPDDQEEDNEVPSLPLGLTGAFEDTSFASLTDLVNENTLRAIKEMGFTNMTEIQHKSIRPLLEGRDLLAAAKTGSGKTLAFLIPAVELIVKLKFMPRNGTGVLILSPTRELAMQTFGVLKELMTYHVHTYGLIMGGSNRSAEAQKLGNGINIIVATPGRLLDHMQNTPGFMYKNLQCLVIDEADRILDVGFEEELKQIIKLLPTRRQTMLFSATQTRKVEDLARISLKKEPLYVGVDDDKANATVDGLEQGYVVCPSEKRFLLLFTFLKKNRKKKLMVFFSSCKSVKYHYELLNYIDLPVLAIHGRQKQNKRTTTFFQFCNADSGILLCTDVAARGLDIPEVDWIVQYDPPDDPKEYIHRVGKTARGLNGRGHALLILRPEELGFLRYLKQSKVPLSEFQFSWSKISDIQSQLEKLIEKNYFLHKSAQEAYKSYIRAYDSHSLKQIFNVNNLNLPQVALSFGFKVPPFVDLNVNSNDGKLKKRGGGGGFGYQKAKKVEKSKIFKHISKKSSDSRQFSH